One window of the Nitrospirota bacterium genome contains the following:
- a CDS encoding PHP domain-containing protein produces MRREHLVPFKIDLHVHTRHSGDNSADPEDMVQEALARGLDGIAFTEHYSYGASEYAERLREKYAGSIRILRGVEFSAAEGHCLVFGVDTDGLSIKGAFLGELVAAVNERGGAAVPSHPYRGGSGAGETVKTLAGIAALEGYNGANPHHMNLRAIEAARSLGLPFIGGSDAHAPHEVGSCYTEFADEVTEENFLDALRSGRYAGCDVRKVSRWSWLPGR; encoded by the coding sequence GTGCGGAGAGAACATCTCGTGCCTTTCAAGATAGACCTGCACGTTCATACGAGACACAGCGGCGACAATTCCGCCGACCCCGAGGACATGGTGCAGGAGGCGCTGGCCAGGGGACTTGACGGCATCGCCTTCACCGAGCACTACTCCTACGGGGCGTCGGAGTACGCCGAACGGCTGAGGGAAAAGTACGCAGGCTCCATAAGGATACTGAGGGGAGTGGAGTTTTCCGCCGCCGAGGGCCATTGCCTCGTTTTCGGCGTCGACACCGACGGGCTTTCGATAAAGGGAGCTTTTCTCGGGGAGCTCGTCGCCGCCGTCAACGAACGGGGCGGAGCGGCCGTCCCCTCGCACCCTTACAGGGGCGGCAGCGGAGCGGGGGAGACGGTGAAGACCTTGGCCGGCATCGCCGCCCTGGAGGGCTATAACGGAGCCAACCCGCATCACATGAACCTGCGGGCTATCGAGGCAGCGCGGTCCCTGGGGCTGCCCTTCATCGGAGGCTCCGACGCCCATGCTCCCCATGAGGTGGGTTCCTGTTACACCGAGTTTGCGGACGAGGTGACGGAGGAGAATTTTCTCGATGCGCTCAGAAGCGGCCGGTATGCCGGGTGCGACGTGCGCAAGGTCAGCAGATGGTCGTGGCTTCCGGGCCGGTGA
- the msrB gene encoding peptide-methionine (R)-S-oxide reductase MsrB produces the protein MKNEEQATKQYTKPSDEELKKMLTPLQYKVTQKDGTEPAYQNEYWDNKEEGIYVDVVSGEPLFSSLDKYESGTGWPSFTKPLEPDNMVYRKDYGFFTVRTEVRSKHADSHLGHVFDDGPPPTGKRYCMNSAALRFIPKEKLKEEGYGQYLKLFEETGERSK, from the coding sequence ATGAAAAACGAAGAGCAGGCAACCAAACAGTACACCAAGCCTTCGGACGAGGAGCTGAAGAAGATGCTCACGCCGCTCCAGTACAAGGTGACCCAGAAGGACGGCACGGAGCCCGCCTATCAGAACGAGTACTGGGACAACAAGGAAGAAGGCATTTACGTGGACGTCGTCTCCGGGGAGCCCCTTTTCAGCTCCCTGGACAAGTACGAATCTGGCACCGGCTGGCCCAGCTTTACCAAGCCCCTGGAGCCGGACAATATGGTCTACAGAAAGGACTACGGTTTTTTCACGGTGCGCACGGAAGTGCGAAGCAAGCACGCCGACTCCCACCTGGGCCACGTCTTCGACGACGGCCCGCCTCCCACGGGGAAGAGATACTGCATGAACTCGGCGGCCCTCCGGTTCATCCCGAAGGAAAAGCTCAAGGAGGAGGGGTACGGCCAGTACCTCAAGCTCTTCGAGGAGACGGGAGAACGTTCCAAGTAG
- a CDS encoding glycosyltransferase, translated as MNFFDSSLQLPLSLVLVAMGFLFRLKAARARWALLSLAVLLQLRYLFWRGAFTLDVTTGVGLAVTGVLFLAELYGLFQNFFFYYQAGPRAPAAPAGEGGHLTGHPTVDVFVTIVNEPLFILKRTLVGCLAQDYPPERFTVHVLDDGGRDDVRELAASLGCAYLRRGDSSHAKAGNLNHALKHSRGELVAVFDVDHVPVRDFLLHTVGHFSDEKVAFVQSPHHFYNPDIFQKNLRLEADISNDQDMFFRVVQPGRDRHDSAFFAGSSAIFRRKALQDVGGFCTATLTEDLHTSMLLHARGWRSRYVNRVLSAGLSPESHAAYLKQRERWATGATQILLRDNPLCKGSLSRAQRTDYLGSIYYFFHGFPRLAYLVAPLAFLLFGVPPLHARPLDFLHYFFSYYVVSLFLLAVVGRGYRRAFWSDVYETMMSFSLCKAVLKAFVPSRRRTFHVTPKGEAGPLKRQWRSVLPHMALAGALALGIALNLHHRPHDTAAFLISVFWAGVNAVFVTLAIFAALEKPQRRRLLRLHRRIPCVVAGKHGEVGGETRDLSEQGVSVRLGGGLHFREPSVLVELRSSYGEVTRVKGLLRRQEQVEEGLEVGIEFRDVDEETSRSLVRQMYSPTESWQEPEGAPGGFLQDLRVLGRALWRPWKKDRAARRLHPRQPLVRPCTLTTAEGAEPLPARTLDVSRTGLALRLRSAGGCPEVLSTVRVEFDGMEVEATVMAREKGLHPTLHLRVEQVAAGSTIWEELTAWPFPAPKAGVVPAVQP; from the coding sequence ATGAACTTTTTCGATTCCTCGCTCCAGCTTCCGCTTTCCCTCGTCCTGGTCGCCATGGGCTTTCTTTTCCGGCTGAAAGCGGCGCGGGCGCGCTGGGCGCTGCTTTCCCTGGCGGTACTGCTCCAGCTTCGGTACTTATTCTGGCGGGGCGCCTTCACGCTGGACGTGACCACAGGTGTGGGCTTGGCAGTCACCGGAGTGCTGTTTCTGGCGGAGCTCTACGGCCTTTTTCAGAACTTTTTCTTCTATTATCAGGCCGGCCCCCGTGCCCCGGCGGCTCCGGCAGGCGAGGGAGGACACCTCACGGGCCACCCCACGGTGGACGTTTTCGTCACCATCGTCAACGAGCCCCTCTTTATCCTCAAGCGGACCCTGGTGGGCTGCCTGGCCCAGGACTACCCCCCTGAGCGATTCACCGTGCACGTGCTGGACGACGGGGGACGCGACGACGTCCGGGAGCTGGCGGCCTCCCTCGGATGCGCCTACCTCCGCAGGGGGGACAGCTCCCACGCCAAGGCTGGCAACCTCAACCACGCTCTGAAGCACAGCCGCGGGGAGCTGGTGGCGGTCTTCGACGTGGACCACGTGCCGGTGCGCGATTTCCTCCTGCACACCGTCGGGCATTTCTCGGACGAGAAGGTGGCCTTCGTGCAGAGCCCGCATCATTTCTATAACCCCGACATCTTCCAGAAGAACCTCCGCCTCGAAGCCGACATCAGCAACGACCAGGACATGTTCTTTCGGGTCGTACAGCCCGGCAGGGACCGCCACGACAGCGCTTTTTTCGCCGGCAGCTCGGCGATATTCCGGAGGAAGGCCCTCCAAGACGTCGGCGGGTTTTGCACGGCCACGCTGACCGAGGACCTGCACACCAGCATGCTCCTGCACGCCCGGGGCTGGAGGTCCCGTTACGTCAACCGCGTTCTTTCGGCGGGGCTCAGTCCGGAAAGCCACGCCGCCTATCTCAAGCAGAGGGAACGCTGGGCGACCGGCGCCACGCAGATTCTCCTCCGGGACAACCCCCTGTGCAAGGGGTCCTTGAGCCGTGCGCAGAGGACGGACTATCTGGGCTCGATATACTACTTCTTCCACGGCTTCCCCCGCCTGGCCTATCTCGTCGCGCCGCTGGCCTTCCTGCTTTTCGGCGTGCCGCCGCTTCATGCCAGGCCCCTGGACTTCCTGCACTATTTCTTCTCTTATTACGTCGTCTCCCTGTTTCTCCTGGCCGTGGTGGGCCGGGGCTACCGCAGGGCCTTCTGGTCCGACGTCTATGAGACCATGATGTCCTTCTCCCTGTGCAAGGCCGTCCTCAAGGCCTTCGTGCCGTCGCGGCGACGGACGTTCCACGTCACGCCCAAGGGGGAGGCCGGGCCCCTCAAACGCCAGTGGCGGTCTGTCCTGCCCCACATGGCGCTGGCCGGAGCCCTGGCCCTGGGAATCGCCCTCAACCTCCACCACAGGCCCCATGACACCGCGGCCTTTCTGATAAGCGTCTTCTGGGCGGGAGTGAACGCGGTCTTTGTCACCCTTGCCATTTTCGCCGCCCTGGAGAAGCCGCAGAGAAGGCGGCTCCTTCGCCTGCACAGGCGAATCCCCTGCGTGGTGGCCGGCAAGCACGGGGAGGTCGGCGGTGAGACACGCGACCTGAGCGAACAGGGCGTATCGGTGCGCCTGGGCGGCGGGTTGCACTTCAGGGAGCCCTCGGTGCTCGTCGAACTGAGAAGCAGCTACGGGGAGGTCACGCGCGTGAAGGGCCTTCTCAGGCGGCAGGAGCAGGTGGAGGAGGGGCTGGAGGTGGGCATCGAGTTTCGGGACGTGGACGAGGAGACCTCGCGCTCCCTGGTGCGGCAGATGTACAGCCCCACGGAGAGCTGGCAGGAGCCCGAGGGCGCCCCCGGTGGGTTCCTCCAGGACCTGCGCGTGCTGGGGCGCGCCCTCTGGCGCCCCTGGAAGAAAGACCGGGCCGCCCGGCGCCTTCATCCGCGGCAGCCCCTTGTCAGGCCCTGCACGCTCACCACGGCGGAAGGGGCGGAGCCCCTGCCGGCCAGGACGCTGGACGTCTCCCGGACGGGCCTGGCTCTCAGGCTCAGGTCAGCCGGGGGATGTCCGGAAGTCCTGAGCACCGTGCGGGTGGAGTTTGACGGCATGGAGGTCGAGGCCACGGTGATGGCCAGGGAAAAGGGCCTGCACCCCACGCTTCACCTGAGGGTGGAGCAGGTGGCCGCGGGAAGCACGATATGGGAGGAGCTTACCGCCTGGCCCTTCCCCGCCCCCAAAGCCGGAGTAGTCCCCGCCGTACAGCCTTAG
- the bcsS gene encoding cellulose biosynthesis protein BcsS, with product MRRIPFLVLVSLLLLPRAAGAVSSWGAEVYTGITLDTQGQGSAYVGGGVDRPWEERWAWTAKFLVQYLRYRYDSLGREIEAEAPDVKLQAGVKYSRPGTYLVLTGGLDYRSTDLDPRDPDAEVEGGQAGVTAELVGGRNLTEKVALAFIGSYTSIGDGLWGRVRLTRELPWFPRKSKLRAGVEAVGQGNQDYSAYQVGAVLELVQPGQRSSYALASGYSDNDGVPDSAYFRLEYYHRF from the coding sequence ATGAGGAGAATCCCTTTTCTGGTGCTCGTCTCCCTGCTCCTGCTGCCTCGGGCGGCGGGGGCCGTCTCGTCCTGGGGCGCCGAGGTTTATACGGGCATTACCCTTGATACCCAAGGGCAGGGCTCGGCCTATGTGGGCGGCGGTGTGGACCGGCCCTGGGAGGAGCGCTGGGCCTGGACGGCGAAGTTCCTTGTCCAGTACCTGCGGTACCGATACGACTCCCTGGGCAGGGAGATAGAGGCGGAAGCCCCGGACGTGAAGCTCCAGGCCGGGGTGAAATACTCGAGGCCGGGAACCTACCTGGTGCTCACGGGAGGGCTGGACTACCGGAGCACCGACCTGGACCCCAGGGACCCGGACGCCGAGGTGGAGGGAGGCCAGGCGGGGGTGACGGCGGAGCTTGTGGGCGGCAGAAACCTTACGGAGAAGGTGGCCCTGGCTTTCATAGGCAGTTACACCTCCATAGGGGACGGCTTGTGGGGACGGGTGAGGCTCACCCGGGAGCTGCCCTGGTTCCCCCGGAAAAGCAAGTTACGCGCGGGGGTGGAAGCCGTGGGCCAGGGAAACCAGGACTACAGTGCCTATCAGGTCGGAGCGGTGCTGGAGCTTGTGCAGCCGGGTCAACGGTCGTCCTACGCCCTGGCCTCGGGCTACAGCGACAACGACGGCGTCCCCGATTCGGCCTATTTTCGCCTGGAGTACTACCACAGGTTCTAA